The DNA window CGGGCGGTCGGCCGGTACGTCCTCCGCCGCGGCGGTGATCAGCCACCGTGATGCTGACCGGCGGTGCCGTGACCGGCTCGGCGGGGATGGGCACCGCCGGGTTGGTCGAGTGGGGTTCTCGCCGTTGCGGCGGTGGGAAGGTGCGTGGTGCTCGGGGAGCGTGCCCGGGTGCGGGGCGCTCTGTCTGCCCGGCCGGCACCGGGCATCTTCCGCCGCGGCGGTGATCAGCCACCCCGGTGCTCCACCGGCGTTGCCGGGCCGGGGCGCTAGCCCAGGGTCATGGTCACCAGGGCCGTCGTCGCCGCCGTTTCCGCGAGGGCGCCGAAGACGTCGCCCGTCACCCCGCCGAAGCGGGACACGCACCTGCGGAGGAGCAGTTCCGCGCCGAGGAGGCCCGTCGCGGCCGCCGCGGTCGTGTGGAGGGGGCCGTACGGGCCCAGGAGGGCGCCCCACGCCGCGCAGGCGGCCACCACCGCCACTCCGGCCGCCAGCGCCCCGCGAGGCGGCACCACGCCTGCCACGGCCGCCCCCAGGCCCTCCGGGCGGGCCGCCGGTACGGACGGGCGGCACGCGAGGGTCAGGGCGCAGCGGGCCGTCACGGCCGCCGTCAGCGCCGCGAGCGCCCCCCGCAGCGGGGACGCCGCGTACGCCCCGGACAGCGCCGCCACCTGCGCCAGCAGGACGAGCAGGAGTGTCACGACCCCGAACGGCCCGATGTCCGACTGCTTCATGATGCGCAGCGCGTCGTCCGCCGGCTTCCCGCTGCCCAGCCCGTCCGCGACGTCCGCCAGGCCGTCCAGGTGCAGCCCGCGGGTGAGGACCGCCGGCACCGCGACCGCGGCCACCGCCGCCAGGAGCGGCCCGGACCCCAGCGCCAGGAGCGCCGACCCCGCCGCCGCGGCCCCGGCGCCCACCGCGAGCCCCGCCAGCGGTGCCGCGAGCATGCCGCCGCGCGCGGCGGGGCGGTCCCAGCGGGTGAGGCGGACGGGCAGCACGGTGAGCGTGCCGAAGGCGAAGCGGAGGGCGTCGCCGGGGGTGGCGCGCGCGGGTGTCGTGTCGGTCATCGCGGGCACACTATCCGGCCCGCCGAGGGCAGTAGGTTGCCGGTGGAGGGCCGATCGGGAGCGGGTGCGTACGTCATGGGCCAGTGGTTGAGCCGCAACATCGTGGAGCCAGGGAAGCTGCCCCTGCTGCTCGCCCTGGGGGCCTTCGTCCTGACCTTCCTGGTGACCCGCGTCATCACCCGTCTGATCCGCGCGGGCAAGGGCCCCTTCCGCAACATCAGCCCCGGCGGGATACACGTCCACCACGTGGTGCCCGGCGTGGTGCTGATGGTGATCGGCGGCTTCGGCGCCGTCGCC is part of the Streptomyces roseifaciens genome and encodes:
- a CDS encoding adenosylcobinamide-GDP ribazoletransferase; its protein translation is MTDTTPARATPGDALRFAFGTLTVLPVRLTRWDRPAARGGMLAAPLAGLAVGAGAAAAGSALLALGSGPLLAAVAAVAVPAVLTRGLHLDGLADVADGLGSGKPADDALRIMKQSDIGPFGVVTLLLVLLAQVAALSGAYAASPLRGALAALTAAVTARCALTLACRPSVPAARPEGLGAAVAGVVPPRGALAAGVAVVAACAAWGALLGPYGPLHTTAAAATGLLGAELLLRRCVSRFGGVTGDVFGALAETAATTALVTMTLG